One segment of Candidatus Dormiibacterota bacterium DNA contains the following:
- a CDS encoding Ku protein, with product MRALWTGSISFGLINIPVRLYSGSEHNEGLDLTMLHKKDLSPIRYARICRRDGKEIPYDQIVKGYEYKDGDYIVLTDEDFKRANARKTKTIDIAEFVLEGEIDSRYYEKPYYLEPQKGADKSYALLRDALNKSGKIAIAKFVLRNREHLGALKPVGRALVLNQMRFPTEIRSPAKLDLPAGSKAGQKEIKMAMALIEQLTEPFIPEDFHDTYIEELQEAIEKKAKGKPAPKKGAEPEPTKVGDLMSALKASLDKQAKTKSG from the coding sequence ATGAGAGCGCTTTGGACAGGATCTATCAGTTTCGGACTTATCAATATTCCGGTGCGTCTGTACAGCGGCAGTGAGCATAATGAGGGGCTAGACCTCACCATGCTGCACAAGAAAGATTTAAGCCCTATCCGCTACGCCCGCATCTGCCGCCGCGACGGCAAGGAGATCCCGTACGACCAGATCGTAAAAGGCTATGAATATAAAGACGGCGACTACATCGTTCTCACAGATGAGGATTTTAAGCGAGCCAACGCCCGCAAAACTAAAACTATAGATATCGCTGAGTTCGTCTTGGAGGGGGAGATAGATTCACGCTACTACGAAAAGCCATACTATCTAGAGCCACAGAAGGGAGCCGATAAATCCTACGCCCTCCTTAGAGATGCGCTGAATAAATCCGGTAAGATCGCGATTGCCAAATTTGTACTTCGCAACCGCGAGCATTTGGGTGCGCTCAAGCCAGTGGGCCGTGCGCTGGTACTGAACCAAATGCGCTTCCCCACAGAGATCCGTAGCCCGGCTAAGCTTGACTTGCCTGCGGGGTCAAAAGCCGGCCAGAAAGAAATTAAGATGGCTATGGCACTGATCGAACAACTGACTGAACCTTTTATACCAGAAGATTTCCACGATACTTACATAGAGGAACTACAGGAAGCGATAGAGAAGAAAGCTAAGGGTAAGCCGGCACCCAAGAAAGGTGCGGAGCCCGAGCCGACCAAGGTCGGAGATCTAATGTCTGCCCTTAAGGCTAGTCTCGATAAACAAGCGAAGACCAAGTCGGGCTAG